Proteins co-encoded in one Medicago truncatula cultivar Jemalong A17 chromosome 8, MtrunA17r5.0-ANR, whole genome shotgun sequence genomic window:
- the LOC112417408 gene encoding uncharacterized protein gives MYGGWRLLQNRLPTKTNLAVRGILQTDAALCVAGCGQVESANHLFISCSSCVPLWQQLRHWLGFVGADTNIGADHLVQFTHMVGVGKVKRLFLQLIWLLCAWVLWNERNNRLFNNVITDVPRLLDKIKSLSLAWLTAKKAMFVFGTHRWWSSPLACLGIG, from the coding sequence ATGTATGGGGGGTGGCGGCTCTTGCAGAATCGCTTACCTACGAAAACAAATTTGGCAGTTAGAGGTATTTTACAGACTGATGCGGCACTTTGTGTAGCAGGGTGTGGTCAGGTTGAATCGGCTAATCACTTGTTCATATCGTGTTCTTCTTGTGTTCCTTTATGGCAACAGTTACGTCATTGGCTTGGTTTTGTGGGGGCAGATACCAATATTGGAGCTGATCATTTGGTGCAGTTTACTCATATGGTAGGTGTTGGTAAAGTTAAGCGTTTGTTCTTGCAATTAATCTGGCTTCTTTGTGCTTGGGTTTTGTGGAATGAACGTAATAACCGTCTGTTTAATAATGTTATAACTGATGTACCTAGGTTGCTTGATAAGATTAAATCTTTGTCCTTAGCGTGGTTGACGGCTAAAAAAGCCATGTTTGTTTTTGGTACTCATAGGTGGTGGTCAAGCCCCTTGGCTTGTTTAGGCATTGGTTAA
- the LOC11444821 gene encoding AP-4 complex subunit epsilon, with the protein MEQLKTIGRELAMGSQGAFGQSKEFLDLIKSIGESRSKAEEDRIVIREIETLKRRISEPDIPKRKMKEYIIRLLYVEMLGHDASFGYIHAVKMTHDDNLPSKRTGYLAVTLFLNDDHDLIILIVNTIQKDLKSDNYLVVCAALNAVCRLINEETIPAVLPLVVELLSHGKEAVRKKAVMALHSFHRKSSSSVSHLVANFRKRLCDNDPGVMGATLCPLFDLITDDPNPYKDLVVSFVSILKQVAEHRLPKSYDYHQMPAPFVQIKLLKILALLGSGDKSSSEHMYTVIGDIIRKGDSSSNIGNAILYESIRCVSSIYPNPKLLEAAADVIAKFLKSDSHNLKYMGIDALGRLIKLSPLIAEQHQLAVIDCLEDPDDTLKRKTFELLYKMTKSSNVEVIVDRMIEYMISISDDHYKTYIASRCVELAEQFAPSNHWFIQTMNKVFEHAGDLVNIKVAHNLMRLIAEGFGEDDDAAYSQLRSSAVESYLRIIGEPKLPSVFLQVICWVLGEYGTADGKHSASYITGKLCDMAEAYSNDEIVKAYAITALTKIYAFEIAAGRKVDMLSECQSLVEELLASHSTDLQQRAYELQAVIGLDARAVEAILPHDASCEDIEVDKNLSFLNDYIQQAIESGAMPYISENERSGAVSVSNFRSQDQQEPGQHGLRFEAYEVPKAPVPSKVTPVSLSSTTDLVPVSDSLYARETHQITSVGLSSDTGSSGLKLRLDGVQKKWGKPAYSSPASSSSNSTAQNPVNGMTKVDVAASVNSKVRDSYDSRKQQNEIDPEKQKLAASLFGGSTKPERRTSTSSKVPKANAGAADRSQDSKAAIVPNKASGDNSNQQPPPQDLLDLGEPNVTVAPPTVDPFMQLEGLLDPSISSTVSHSDSAVTNAPDIMGLYSGATSGEQSGGGYIPAGGDLLSGLSNAAAVRGTTGETIPSPVSQSVKGANAKDSLEKDAKVRQMGVTPTGQNPNLFRDLLG; encoded by the exons ATGGAGCAACTGAAAACAATCGGTCGCGAACTGGCCATGGGATCACAAGGCGCGTTCGGTCAATCAAAGGAGTTTCTCGACCTAATCAAATCAATCGGTGAATCTCGATCCAAAGCCGAAGAAGACCGAATCGTAATCCGCGAAATCGAAACCCTAAAACGCCGAATCTCTGAACCAGATATCCCTAAACGCAAGATGAAAGAGTATATCATTCGTCTTCTCTACGTTGAAATGCTCGGTCACGACGCTTCTTTCGGTTACATTCACGCCGTTAAGATGACTCACGATGATAATCTTCCCTCAAAACGCACCGGTTATCTCGCCGTTACTCTTTTCCTCAACGACGATCATGATCTCATTATCTTAATCGTTAATACGATTCAAAAGGATCTTAAATCTGATAATTATCTTGTCGTTTGTGCTGCACTTAATGCCGTTTGTAGATTAATCAACGAAGAAACTATACCTGCCGTTTTGCCGTTAGTTGTTGAGCTTCTTTCGCATGGGAAAGAAGCGGTTAGAAAGAAAGCAGTTATGGCGCTTCATAGCTTTCATAGGAAATCGTCTTCGTCGGTTTCGCATCTTGTGGCGAATTTTAGGAAGAGATTGTGTGATAATGATCCTGGTGTTATGGGTGCTACTCTTTGTCCGTTGTTTGATCTTATAACCGATGATCCAAATCCGTATAAGGATCTTGTTGTTAGTTTTGTTAGCATTCTTAAACAGGTAGCTGAACATAGGTTGCCTAAGAGCTATGATTATCACCAGATGCCGGCTCCATTCGTTCAG ATTAAGTTGCTGAAAATTCTTGCATTGTTGGGGAGTGGCGACAAGAGTTCTAGCGAACACATGTACACTGTTATTGGCGATATAATTAGGAAGGGTGATTCATCAAGTAACATAGGGAATGCTATTCTTTATGAGTCCATTCGCTGTGTCTCTTCCATATATCCCAATCCCAAGTTGTTAGAAGCTGCTGCGGATGTGATTGCCAAGTTTTTGaag AGTGATAGTCATAATCTGAAATACATGGGTATTGATGCTCTCGGTCGATTGATCAAGTTAAGTCCGCTTATTGCAGAACAACATCAACTTGCCGTCATTGACTGCTTAGAG GATCCTGATGATACTTTGAAGCGAAAAACTTTTGAACTGCTATACAAAATGACCAAGTCTTCCAATGTGGAAGTGATCGTTGACCGTATGATTGAGTACATGATCAGCATTAGTGACGATCATTATAAAACCTATATAGCTTCTCGATGTGTGGAACTTGCTGAGCAATTTGCACCGAGTAATCATTGGTTTATACAG ACCATGAATAAAGTTTTTGAGCATGCTGGAGATCTTGTGAATATTAAGGTTGCACATAATTTAATGCGGTTGATTGCAGAAGGATTTGGAGAGGACGATGATGCGGCATATAGTCAGCTGAGATCGTCTGCT GTTGAGTCATATTTGCGCATTATTGGAGAGCCAAAGCTTCCATCGGTGTTTCTTCAG GTTATTTGTTGGGTTCTTGGGGAATATGGCACAGCTGATGGAAAGCATTCCGCTTCCTATATCACTGGGAAGTTATGCGATATGGCAGAGGCATATTCTAATGATGAAATTGTTAAG GCATATGCAATAACAGCGCTGACAAAAATTTACGCGTTTGAAATAGCAGCTGGGAGGAAAGTGGATATGCTATCTGAG TGTCAATCTTTGGTTGAAGAATTATTAGCTTCCCACTCCACTGATTTGCAGCAACGCGCATATGAATTGCAAGCTGTTATTGGTTTGGATGCACGGGCTGTTGAAGCAATATTGCCACATGATGCCAGTTGTGAAGACATTGAG GTGGATAAGAATCTGTCTTTCCTCAATGATTATATCCAGCAGGCTATAGAAAGTGGGGCTATGCCCTACATTTCAGAGAACGAGCGCTCTGGAGCGGTAAGTGTGAGCAACTTCAGAAGCCAAGATCAGCAAGAACCTGGACAGCATGGTCTGAGATTTGAGGCGTATGAAGTTCCAAAGGCTCCTGTGCCATCAAAAGTTACTCCAGTTTCACTATCATCCACGACTGACCTTGTTCCAGTATCGGACTCATTGTATGCTAGGGAGACTCACCAGATCACGTCAGTGGGATTATCATCAGATACAGGATCATCAGGGCTTAAGCTAAGGCTTGATGGTGTTCAGAAGAAGTGGGGTAAGCCAGCTTATTCATCTCCAGCATCATCATCCTCAAATTCTACTGCCCAAAATCCAGTTAATGGCATGACAAAGGTGGATGTTGCAGCTAGTGTAAATTCAAAAGTACGTGATAGCTACGATTCAAGAAAGCAACAGAATGAAATTGATCCAGAAAAGCAGAAGCTTGCCGCTTCATTGTTTGGCGGTTCTACTAAACCTGAGAGAAGAACATCAACTAGCAGCAAGGTTCCAAAAGCTAATGCTGGTGCTGCAGACAGATCTCAGGATTCAAAAGCTGCAATTGTACCCAATAAAGCATCTGGGGATAACTCTAATCAACAACCTCCTCCACAAGATTTGCTTGACTTGGGTGAACCAAATGTTACTGTTGCACCTCCCACCGTGGACCCATTCATGCAACTAGAAGGACTTCTTGACCCAAGCATTAGTTCTACAGTAAGTCATAGTGACAGCGCTGTTACAAATGCACCTGATATTATGGGACTCTATAGTGGGGCTACTTCTGGTGAACAAAGTGGTGGCGGCTATATCCCTGCAGGTGGAGATCTTTTATCCGGGTTGTCAAATGCAGCAGCTGTCAGAGGCACCACGGGAGAAACAATTCCATCGCCCGTATCACAATCTGTTAAGGGTGCTAATGCTAAAGATTCTTTGGAGAAGGATGCAAAAGTCAGGCAGATGGGTGTGACCCCAACTGGCCAGAATCCCAACTTGTTCAGAGACTTGCTTGGCTAA
- the LOC11423717 gene encoding protein MODIFYING WALL LIGNIN-1 encodes MENHPPRCKYTVIFFFIIVSLFLGLISFILCIAAEIKRNKENDLRWNGKLCYLPTSQAFGLSIATLFCLSFAHIIGNYVLLRNSYSRWKNISKFKMPTTAKVLFLISWLSFGVVVILLIAATSMSRRQLYGKGWLNGECFLVKGGTYSGSAILILVTIGSLNGSAFSTLKSSQAHQDHKIHKVDYTKQPHFLC; translated from the exons ATGGAAAATCATCCTCCTAGATGCAAGTACACAgtgatcttcttcttcattataGTTTCTCTCTTCCTTGGCTTAATCTCCTTCATCTTGTGTATAGCTGCTGAGATAAAGAGGAATAAG GAGAATGATCTTAGATGGAATGGAAAGCTATGTTATTTACCAACAAGCCAAGCATTTGGATTGAGTATTGCAACATTGTTTTGTTTGTCTTTTGCACATATCATTGGAAATTATGTGTTACTAAGGAATTCTTATTCAAGATGGAAAAATATCTCCAAGTTTAAGATGCCTACCACTGCAAAGGTTCTGTTTTTGATATCTTG GCTTAGCTTTGGAGTTGTAGTTATATTGTTGATTGCTGCAACAAGCATGAGCAGAAGGCAGCTCTATGGGAAAGGATGGTTGAATGGTGAGTGCTTTCTAGTCAAAGGAGGAACTTACTCTGGCTCAGCCATATTGATCCTTGTTACAATTGGTTCTCTAAATGGTTCAgctttttcaacattaaaatccAGCCAAGCACATCAAGATCATAAAATACACAAAGTGGATTACACTAAACAACCACACTTTTTGTGTTAG